Below is a window of Myroides profundi DNA.
TATTAGTTAAAAAAGGGCAAATCATTGCATATACTGGGAATACAGGAGGATCAGGTGGTCCTCACCTTCACTATGAGATCCGTGACACGAAGACACAGAATATCATTAATCCTTTAAGAGAAGGAATGGATAAATTGTTAACAGATACTCAAGCACCTACCGTTAATGGGCTTTATGTATACCCTGTTGGCGATGGAGCTATGGCTAATGATAGTGAGACTCCTCAGCAGTTATCTTATGTCACACAGACTGATGGTAGTTTTTTAACTTCTTCTGTGAAGGCAAGAGGAGATATTAGTTTTGGAATAGATATTCACGATACCGCTAATTTTAATACAAATAAGAATGGTGTGTATATGGTAGAGACTTTTGTGAATGGAAAGGCTTTATTTTCTTATAAATTTGATACTTTTTCTTTTTCTGAGACGGGTTATGTTAATGCTTTAATTGACTATGAACGCTATGTTTCTACAAAGAAAAAAGTACAAAAACTATTTTATGAGAAATCTTATAACTTATCAGTTTTAAAAGTAGATCCTACTAAAGGAATTGTCACTGTTAAGAATGGGCAGAACTATAACTATAGTATTGTGTTGTCAGATTATCACGGGAATAAGAAAACGATCAATATTCCTGTAGAATATACAGATGCTACTGCTAAAGTGAAGAAGTCAGAAGCAAAAGGAGAATACAAGATAGTTACAGATAGAGATTATATTTTTGAGAAGAAGAACGTAACAGTGAGTTTTCCTATTAAGACATTTTACAATGACTTTTTGATGGATATGTCTGTAGAAGATGATGTGTTAAAATTACACAAACCTGTTGTTCCTCTAGCTAAGAATATCCTTGTGTCATTTGACACGTCTTCTATGAATATCTCTAATCGTGATAAAGCATTTATTGCAAGAGTAGATGGAGGTAGAAGAGATTATTTTAAAACGACTAAGAAAGGTAATTTGTGGTCGATTTATACCAAGAGCTTTGGAGACTATAAGATCTTAGTGGATGAAAAAGCACCTGTTATAGAGAAACCAAGTTTCACAGAAGGACAGTGGTTAACTAAAGAATCACAGATCTCTTTCTTGATTAAAGATGATCTATCAGGTATTAATACCATTACAGGTTTTATCAATGGCAATTGGATATTATTGGATTATGACTACAAGACACGTAAGATTGTTCATAAGTTTAGTGATGGCAAAGTAGTGACAGGTAGAAATGATGTAGTTATAAAAGTAAAGGACAATGTAGGAAACGAAGGAGTCTTTGAATCACACTTCTTTAGAGGATAACAGATCTCGTATTATTGTCTATAAAGCTTTGTTGAAAAAATGCTGAGCTAGTGTTGCGTATAGAAACACTAATTATGTATCTTTGAAGTATTAAATTTTCTATTATGAAAGTAAGAATAACCCTGTTTTTAAGCGCATTAGTTTTAGTAACGGCTTGTAAACAAGAAGGCGAAAAACCAAAAGTTATTTATAAAGAAGACGGTACCTCTGCTGCTACGACTGAAGTAGTAAAAGAAAGAGACCGTTCAGAAGATATTCGCATTGCTGATCTTCCTATTCTGATGGGCAAATCAGATCACCTGATTCATCCTATAGGAGAGATTAGAGTATATAGCTATTCTTCTAAAAGTGGTATGAGTAAAGTAAACCAAACTTCTTATACCGTATCTAACTATGCGCCTTTTGAACTAACAGGGTATCTAGAGAACCTTATGTTCCAACATAAAGATTCTTTACAGATCAGACCATTAACAGATAAGAAAGTGCAGATACAGAATGTATCTTACCTTAATACAATAGCAGAGAAGACAAAGAAGAATATATTAGTATATAGCTTATTCGATGCAGATACGAATAGAGATGGTAAGGTAGACTCTAATGATATCAAGACCTTGTATATTAGTAGGGGAGATGGTACACACTTTAAAAAGTTAAGTGCTGATCTGCATGAACTGTTAGATTGGACAGTTATTGATAGTCAGAATAGATTGTACTTTAGAACAATAGAAGATATCAATAAGAATGGTGCTTTTGACAAAGATGATAATGTAAACTACTACTATATTGACTTGTTGAGTAAAGATTGGGAAGTCATCAGTTATGACCCACTTCATATCAATGCAGAAATAGAAGTAGATAAATAAAAACAAAACTCGTGAATTACTTCACGAGTTTTCTTATGCCTTTTCAGCTCTGATTTTTAAAGCGATATTCATAGCTTCAAAACCTTGTAGAGTTTCGGTTTGTAGTTTCTTTTTGAATAGGGGAACTAATATTCCACTGAAATCCTCTCTATGTATAAATAAACAATGTTGCTCATCTAGCTGTTGTATTTCGAATTGATGATGTCCATCGAATATCCCTTTTATTCCTAATTTTCCTTTCCAACTAAGGAGTTGTTCTTTTTTATTTGTTAGAATTATAGGCTTAAACTTCATCGTAGGCAGGCTAATTTTGATTTGTCTTCCTACTATTGGCTTACCTGTGATGGATAGTATAAAAGGATTCCATT
It encodes the following:
- a CDS encoding SRPBCC domain-containing protein; this encodes MTIETSITIKATKEAIWQVLMNFSEYPEWNPFILSITGKPIVGRQIKISLPTMKFKPIILTNKKEQLLSWKGKLGIKGIFDGHHQFEIQQLDEQHCLFIHREDFSGILVPLFKKKLQTETLQGFEAMNIALKIRAEKA
- a CDS encoding M23 family metallopeptidase, whose amino-acid sequence is MCFIFSDNTIFSRVIMYFSRNVLKIMKVRILPSLFLSVLGTFAYAQNTEPFDSPLNISIHASGNFGELRGTHFHTGLDIKTQQRIGLPVYAPADGYVSRIKVSTWGYGKALYIDHPNGQTTVYGHLDSYAGDIATLVLNRHYSEKNFEIEIFPRKNEVLVKKGQIIAYTGNTGGSGGPHLHYEIRDTKTQNIINPLREGMDKLLTDTQAPTVNGLYVYPVGDGAMANDSETPQQLSYVTQTDGSFLTSSVKARGDISFGIDIHDTANFNTNKNGVYMVETFVNGKALFSYKFDTFSFSETGYVNALIDYERYVSTKKKVQKLFYEKSYNLSVLKVDPTKGIVTVKNGQNYNYSIVLSDYHGNKKTINIPVEYTDATAKVKKSEAKGEYKIVTDRDYIFEKKNVTVSFPIKTFYNDFLMDMSVEDDVLKLHKPVVPLAKNILVSFDTSSMNISNRDKAFIARVDGGRRDYFKTTKKGNLWSIYTKSFGDYKILVDEKAPVIEKPSFTEGQWLTKESQISFLIKDDLSGINTITGFINGNWILLDYDYKTRKIVHKFSDGKVVTGRNDVVIKVKDNVGNEGVFESHFFRG